In Nicotiana tabacum cultivar K326 chromosome 17, ASM71507v2, whole genome shotgun sequence, one DNA window encodes the following:
- the LOC142171460 gene encoding uncharacterized protein LOC142171460, with protein MAKLSTGETPFSLVYGAEALILVNVGDSTMRYFWVNEETNNEAILVNLELLDDRSDLAHLRMETQKKIIEIYYNRKANLCYFKVGYLVLRKVTQNTRELNAGKLGPTWEVPYRVSTVTEKGSYELENQDGEKLTSNWSVAHLKRYYC; from the coding sequence ATGGCCAAATTAAGCACGGGAGAGACTCCGTTCTCCCTTGTGTACGGAGCAGAAGCCCTGATCCTAGTGAATGTAGGGGATTCTACCATGAGATATTTTTGGGTGAATGAAGAAACAAATAATGAAGCAATACTTGTCAATTTGGAACTGCTCGATGACCGCAGTGACTTGGCGCATTTAAGGATGGAAACCCAAAAGAAGATAATAGAAATATATTACAATCGAAAAGCCAACCtctgttatttcaaagtgggataCTTGGTTTTAAGAAAAGTGACTCAGAACACTCGGGAGCTCAATGCAGGGAAGTTAGGTCCAACGTGGGAAGTCCCCTACCGGGTTTCAACTGTCACCGAGAAAGGATCATATGAGTTAgagaatcaagatggagaaaagTTGACAAGTAACTGGAGCGTTGCACACCTCAAGAGATActattgctga